From the genome of Candidatus Effluviviaceae Genus V sp.:
GGGGCAGATGATCGTCGCCATGATGTTGCCGCCGAACGCCGGTCGGGTCTGGAGCAGCAGGCGCTCGGAGTCGTCTATGGCGAGTCCCGTGCAGTCTGCTGTCAGCCCGGCGCGCACACGGATGGCGACGCGCGGGATCAGTGACCGTCCGACGGCCGTCGCGCCAGTCAGCACGATCTCGGGTTTGTGGCGCGTGATGAGTTCGGCGACGACGGCAGCGTAGGGCTCGTCGACGTAGTCGGCGAGCGCCTCGTGATCGACGACGCGGACAACATCGGCGCCACCGGCCACGAGCTCCTGAGCAACCTCCGTGACACCCGACCCGACGAGGACGGCCTCGAGATCGACGTCCAGCGTGTCGGCGAGCTCCCGACCGCGTCCGAGGAGCTCGAACGTCACGTCGTGGATGCTCCCGTGCCGCGACTCCGCCACGACCCACACGCCGCGGTAGTCCTCGGTCGATACGGCCTCGCGATGGGCCTGTCTCAGGATGATCGCGTCGAACTTGCAGGCATCGACGCACGCTCCGCAGAGCGTGCAGTTGTCCTTGATGACGGCGAGGCCGTCCCTCATCTCGATCGCGTCGTAGAGACACGCCGGAATGCACGCCTCGCAGCCGACACATCGGTCCTCAAGTACCTCGATGCTGCTCAAGAGCACCCCCGCTGCTACCTCGTCTATCCCTCACCGGTCACGATGGGCAGAAGCTCGTCGACGAGCTCGGGAACCGTCTCCTCAAGCTCTCCCTCGAGAACCCGGCCGCCGCCGCGCGGCTCCGGAGCGAAGACCTTCACGACCCGCGTCGGCGACCCGTCGAGGCCGAGTTCGGACTCGTCGACGTCGAGATCGCCGGCGCCCCAGATCGTGATCTCGGCCTTCTTCGCCCTCATCTTGCCCTTCAGTGAGGGTAGCCGCGGCTCGTTGATGTCCTTGACGACGGTGAAGAGCGCGGGAAGCGGCACGTCGAGAACGTCGGTCCCGCCCTCGACCATCCTCTCCGCGCGCGCGCGGTCGCCCTCGACCGTCAGGGAGCGGACGAACGTGACCTGAGGGATCTCGAGGAACTGCGCGACACCGGGTCCCACCTGCGCCGTGTCCCCGTCGATCGCCTGCTTCCCGCAGAGGATCACGTCGGCTCCGCCGAGCTTCCTGATACCGGCCGCGAGCGTGTAGGAGGTCGACCACGTGTCCGACCCTGCGAAGGCCCGATCTGAGAGCAGGACGGCCTCGTCGATTCCGATCGCCAGCGCCTCGCGCAGCGAGCCCTCGACCTGCGGCGGCCCCATCGACATCACCGTCACCGTCGCCTCGCCGTCGTGCGACTCCCTGATCCTGAGCGCCTCCTCGATCGCGTACATGTCGAACGGGTTGACGATCGAGGGCACCCCCTCGCGAACGAGCGTGTTCGTCTCCCGATCGATGGTGACCTCGGTCGTGTCGGGCACTTCCTTGACGAGAACAACGACCCGCATGATCTCTCCCTGTCGTCAGGGACCCCGGTGACGAAACGCGGCGTCCCGTCCGCACACTACTTCCCGCGGTCGGCCGCGGCGCTCTCCTTGATAACCG
Proteins encoded in this window:
- a CDS encoding electron transfer flavoprotein subunit beta, whose product is MRVVVLVKEVPDTTEVTIDRETNTLVREGVPSIVNPFDMYAIEEALRIRESHDGEATVTVMSMGPPQVEGSLREALAIGIDEAVLLSDRAFAGSDTWSTSYTLAAGIRKLGGADVILCGKQAIDGDTAQVGPGVAQFLEIPQVTFVRSLTVEGDRARAERMVEGGTDVLDVPLPALFTVVKDINEPRLPSLKGKMRAKKAEITIWGAGDLDVDESELGLDGSPTRVVKVFAPEPRGGGRVLEGELEETVPELVDELLPIVTGEG
- a CDS encoding 4Fe-4S dicluster domain-containing protein produces the protein MSSIEVLEDRCVGCEACIPACLYDAIEMRDGLAVIKDNCTLCGACVDACKFDAIILRQAHREAVSTEDYRGVWVVAESRHGSIHDVTFELLGRGRELADTLDVDLEAVLVGSGVTEVAQELVAGGADVVRVVDHEALADYVDEPYAAVVAELITRHKPEIVLTGATAVGRSLIPRVAIRVRAGLTADCTGLAIDDSERLLLQTRPAFGGNIMATIICP